The Nitrospira sp. CR1.1 DNA window TGGTCAACGACAATTATTTCTTTCTTCAGCGACAATTAAAACTTTCCACTGGTGCCGGGTAAAAATCATAGGTCAATCCGGAGCTTACGGTACGAGTTAAAACGAGCAGGGGGGCGAGCTTCCGAGCCTTAGCTCGCGCCCCCCTGCGGTCAAAGGTTCGTTTGACTGTCTTCAGGCAGCTTGGGCGGTTCGGGTCTGGGCACGTTGGTCGTGGGTTCCTGACTCTGAGCGCCCTTGTTTTTGTCCTTGGCTTTGGGCACACGAATGCTTTCCCCGTTAAATTCGAGGATTACGGCATGGTGCACGAGCCGGTCGATGGCCGCCATGGTGGTCATCGGATCCTTGAAGATCTGGTCCCATTTGGAGAAGACCAGGTTGGTGCTAACCATCACGCTCCGTCGTTCGTAACGTTCAGCCAGGAAGGTGAACAAAACTTCCATCTCTTCGCGGTCCTGCTGGACATAGCCGATGTCATCGAGCACCACTACTGGATAACGGTCCAGGTGCTTGAGTTCGGCCTCCAGGCGCAGGTTCTTTTTGGCGGCCAACAACTGCTGCACCAGCTTGAAGGTCGACGTAAATAGCACCGGATAACGGCGTCTCAGGATCAACTCTCGACCTACGGCAGCCAGGAAGTGCGACTTGCCTCTGCCCGGCAAACCGAAGGCCAGAACGTTCTCGGCGCGATCGACAAACCCACCTTCCAGCAGGGTGGGCAACAAGCGCCGGATCTTGGGCGGCAGGAGGTTTTCGTCCAAGTTGCCGAGGCCTTTGCCGTTGGGCAGGCCCGATTCTTTAAGTAATCGACTGACCCGCCGTTCCCGTCGATCTTGGTCCTCGCATTCGCAGAGGTGCTGTAACAGGCGCCGATAGCCCCAGTCCTCCCGCTCGGCTCGTTCCACGCTCTCTTCCCAGATCGACGCCATCGTCGGCAAGTGGAACGAGCGAAAGGCCAGCGCCAAAGCATCATTGGACATACGCCACCTCCTCCTCTGGGCTCAGCAGGGCATCGTACGACAGGCAGTCCGGCTGGAGCTCGGCCATCGTCAGCGGAGTCGGTGAGGGAGGCAGCAGCGTCCTGCGCAGCCCTTCCACGCTCCAGGCTGGATAGGGGGGACAGGTATATTCAACGAGCATCAGTTCGACTTCGCGAACGTCGGTTTCTGAGGTCAGCTTGAGCAATCTCAAGTACTCCAGCGTGCCTCGCCGCGGCCCCTCTTTGGCCACCAGTTGATCATAGGCCTGGCGAAAGGTTGGCGTCAGAAACAACTCCTCCCGATAGCGATACTGTTCAAAGGCGCCGGGCTTGCGCAGCAGATGGTCAATCACGTGCCGATAGTCCAAGACCACGCCCCGATCCCCGCACTCGCGCGGCACCGTCGACAGCAACTCCCGGCCAAAGTAGATCTTGAGCTCGTTTTCCGAGACT harbors:
- a CDS encoding AAA family ATPase, whose translation is MSNDALALAFRSFHLPTMASIWEESVERAEREDWGYRRLLQHLCECEDQDRRERRVSRLLKESGLPNGKGLGNLDENLLPPKIRRLLPTLLEGGFVDRAENVLAFGLPGRGKSHFLAAVGRELILRRRYPVLFTSTFKLVQQLLAAKKNLRLEAELKHLDRYPVVVLDDIGYVQQDREEMEVLFTFLAERYERRSVMVSTNLVFSKWDQIFKDPMTTMAAIDRLVHHAVILEFNGESIRVPKAKDKNKGAQSQEPTTNVPRPEPPKLPEDSQTNL